The following is a genomic window from Actinomadura rubteroloni.
CGCACTTCCAGGCCGTGCGGATCCTGTCGCAGGCGCAGCAGACCGCCGACCTGTACGTGGCCGACGCCGAGCGGTACACGCGCGAACTGGCCCACGAGGCCCGGCTCCACCGCGAGGCGATCCTGTCCGACGCGCGCGGCCGTGCGGAGCTGATGATGGAGGAGGCCCACCAGCAGGCCGCCCGGATCGCCGAGGAGGCGGCGCGGCAGGCCGTCGCGGCCCAGTCGCGGCCGGCCGCGCCGGCGGCGCCGCCGCAACCGCCCGAGGGCGGCCGGCAGGCGATGGAGCGGGAGATCGCCTACCTGCGGACCTACAGCGACGTCTACCGCACCCATCTGCGGTCCTACCTGGAGGCGCTGCTCCGGAACGTCGACGAGTGGGAGAGGTCCGAGCGGAACGCGCTGCCCGTCCCGCAGCAGCCCCCCGCCGGCTGATCGCCGCGGCCGGCGGACGGGCGTCCGCCGGCCGTGGCCTGGTGAGGTCATCGGGCCGCGCGGCGGTTGGACGTGTGGCAGCGTGGGCGCCGTGACACGCCGCGTGATCGGAGTCGGGTTCCTCGCGGGTGCTGCGGCCCTGCTGGTGGCGACGCCGGGGGTGCTCGCGGCGGCCGGGATCAAGGACTGGCGGCTGCTGACGGGCGCCGCGCTCGTCGTGCCCGTCGCCGCGCTGCTCGCCGGGGTCTGGAGGACGCGGTTCGAGAACGCCGTCCAGTCGCGTGAGGCGCACGCCCGGGAATTGGCCAAAGGGACGTTCGCGCCCGCCGGGAAACTGCCGCGCGTCCGGGAGATCACCGATCCGGTCCGGGCGGTCGGCGTGCATCCGGCGCGGCGCCGCGATTCGGGCGGGGATCGTGTTCCGGCCTATGTCCCGCGCGATTTCGACGGACGGCTCCGCGCCGCGCTGGCGGCTCCCGGTTTCGTTCTGCTGGTCGGCGATTCCACTGCGGGAAAGACGCGGGCGGCGTTCGAGGCTATGCGGGCCGTGCTGCCCGATCATCGTCTGGTGATGCCGGTGCGGCGGGACGGTGTCGCGGCGGCCGTGGCCGAGGCGATGACGTTGCGGCACTGCGTTCTCTGGCTGGACGACCTGGAAGGCTTTCTCGGGCCCGGCGGCCTGACGCGCAAAGAGGTCGCCGAACTGCTGGAGGGGCCGGGGCATCACCGGATCGTCCTCGCGACCCTGCGCGCCGCCGAGGAGGACCGGCTGGTCTCGGGCGACGACGACGAAGGCCGCCGGCTGAGCCGCGAAAGCCGCGCCGTCCTCGAACAGGCCGACCGGATCCTTGTGGAGCGGCTGTTCAGCGCACCGGAGAAAGAGCGCGCCGCCGGGCTGGCCGACGACGACTCCCGGATCGCCGACGCCCTTTCCAGCGCGGACGTCCTCGGCGTCCCCGAATACCTGGCCGCCGGCCCGCAACTGAAAGAGGAATGGGAGCGGGCGTGGGCGCGCGGGACGCATCCGCGCGCCGCCGCGCTCATCGCCGCCGCCGTCGATCTGCGCTGCGCCGGATTCGCCGCGCCGCTCCCCCGCGCGCTGCTCGACGAGACCCACGGCCTCTACCTGGAAAAACGCGGCGGCTCACGCCTCAGCCCCGAGTCCGAGGAGAAGGCCTGGGAGTGGGCGACTCGGCTCCGCGACTCGGGGAACGCCCCGCTGCACGCCGCCGACGACGGCACCTACGAGCTTTTCGACTATCTGCTGGACGACGTCCAGCGCGCCGCCGCGCCCGGCACCCACGCCCCCGAAGAGACCATTACGGCCGCGCTCCGCCACGCCCGCGCCGACGACGCCCACGAGATCGCCGCGACCGCCTACGGCCAGGGCCGCTACCGCCTTTCCGAAACGGCCCTGCTCCAGGCCATCGAGGCGCGCACGAACGAACACGGGCCGGAGCATCCGACCGTTCTCGCCGCCCGCACCAACCTGGCCATCGTGCTCCGCGACATGGGACGCCTGGAAGAGGCCCACGCCGAACAGCGGGCGGGGCTGGAAATCACCGCGCGCGTCCTCGGCCCCGACCAT
Proteins encoded in this region:
- a CDS encoding DivIVA domain-containing protein, with the protein product MNPPNAAGGEPPYLPVHQTSRPPAEDASAPAPNTPGGFLVQRSDRLAPSAVRSVSFARAGLGRRGLDEEDVRAFLDRVVAELAQLGNEKSALAEEVQKLRERLASGGARGGMPPEEAHFQAVRILSQAQQTADLYVADAERYTRELAHEARLHREAILSDARGRAELMMEEAHQQAARIAEEAARQAVAAQSRPAAPAAPPQPPEGGRQAMEREIAYLRTYSDVYRTHLRSYLEALLRNVDEWERSERNALPVPQQPPAG
- a CDS encoding tetratricopeptide repeat protein, which encodes MTRRVIGVGFLAGAAALLVATPGVLAAAGIKDWRLLTGAALVVPVAALLAGVWRTRFENAVQSREAHARELAKGTFAPAGKLPRVREITDPVRAVGVHPARRRDSGGDRVPAYVPRDFDGRLRAALAAPGFVLLVGDSTAGKTRAAFEAMRAVLPDHRLVMPVRRDGVAAAVAEAMTLRHCVLWLDDLEGFLGPGGLTRKEVAELLEGPGHHRIVLATLRAAEEDRLVSGDDDEGRRLSRESRAVLEQADRILVERLFSAPEKERAAGLADDDSRIADALSSADVLGVPEYLAAGPQLKEEWERAWARGTHPRAAALIAAAVDLRCAGFAAPLPRALLDETHGLYLEKRGGSRLSPESEEKAWEWATRLRDSGNAPLHAADDGTYELFDYLLDDVQRAAAPGTHAPEETITAALRHARADDAHEIAATAYGQGRYRLSETALLQAIEARTNEHGPEHPTVLAARTNLAIVLRDMGRLEEAHAEQRAGLEITARVLGPDHPDTLDARGNLVNLLYLQGRLDEAETEQRAVLTALERTLGPDHPSTLIARNSLGLVLTDLGRLDEAEIEHRAEFEASARLLGTEHPETLASRNNLARVLHELGRLEESEAEYRALLEAGERVLGREHPHMLIARNNRAAVLAEAGRPDEATSELRAVVEISERVLGPDHPDTVDRRQGLARMEGRG